A window of Symphalangus syndactylus isolate Jambi chromosome 24, NHGRI_mSymSyn1-v2.1_pri, whole genome shotgun sequence contains these coding sequences:
- the BFSP1 gene encoding filensin isoform X3: MLERLNKEADEALLHNLRLQLEAQFLQDDISAAKDRHKKNLLEVQTYISILQQIIHTAPPASIVTSGMREEKLLTEREVAALRSQLEEGREVLSHLQAQRVELQSQTATLEQAIKSAHECYDDEIQLYNEQIETLRKEIEETERVLEKSSYDCRQLAVAQQTLKNELDRYHRIIEIEGNRLSSAFIETPIPLFTQSHGVCLSTGSGGKDLTRALQDITAAKPRQKGLPKNVPRRKEIIAKDKMNGALEDATLKGLEDTKLVQVVLKEESESKFESESKEVSPLTQEGASEDVPDGGQISKGFGKLYRKVKEKVRSPKEPETPTELYTKERHVLVTGDANYVDPRFYVSSITAKGGVAVSVEEDSVLYDGQVEPSPESPKPPLENGQVGLQEKEDGQPVDQQPIEKEIEPDGAELEGPEEKREGEEQDEGSGRPCPTVTPGAEEPSIPEPPKPAAGEDGAEVLAIRSRSLPEKGPPKALAYKTVEVVESIEKISTESIQTYEETAVIVETMIGKTKSDKKKSGEKSS, translated from the exons AATCTTCTGGAAGTTCAGACCTATATCAGCATCCTGCAGCAGATCATCCACACCGCTCCTCCAGCATCCATTGTGACGAGTGGGATGAGGGAG GAGAAGCTCCTGACGGAGCGGGAGGTGGCCGCCCTGCGGAGTCAGCTGGAGGAGGGCCGGGAGGTGCTGTCCCACCTGCAGGCACAGAGAGTGGAGCTGCAGTCCCAG ACAGCAACTCTGGAACAAGCTATTAAAAGTGCCCATGAGTGTTATGACGATGAGATTCAGCTTTATAACGAGCAGATTGAGACACTGCGCAAGGAGATTGAGGAGACAGAGCGGGTCCTGGAGAAGTCTTCTTACGACTGCCGGCAGCTGGCGGTCGCCCAGCAAACCCTGAAGAATGAGCTGGACCGGTATCATCGTATCATCGAGATTGAAGGCAACAG GCTGAGCTCTGCCTTCATTGAAACTCCCATTCCCCTGTTCACCCAGAGCCATGGAGTCTGTCTCAGCACTGGATCCGGTGGGAAAG ATCTTACCAGGGCTCTGCAGGATATAACAGCAGCAAAACCAAGACAAAAAGGTCTCCCCAAGAATGTTCCAAGGAGAAAAGAGATTATAGCAAAAGACAAAATGAACGGAGCTCTGGAAGATGCAACATTAAAAGGTTTGGAAGACACAAAGCTGGTACAGGTGGTACTTAAAGAGGAAAGTGAATCTAAGTTTGAAtcagaaagtaaagaagtaagTCCCCTGACACAAGAAGGGGCTTCAGAGGATGTGCCAGATGGAGGGCAGATAAGCAAAGGCTTTGGGAAACTATACAGGAAGGTCAAGGAGAAAGTGAGAAGCCCCAAAGAGCCTGAGACCCCCACTGAGCTCTACACCAAAGAGCGGCATGTGCTGGTCACAGGGGATGCTAATTACGTGGACCCTAGGTTCTATGTCTCCTCCATCACAGCCAAAGGTGGGGTGGCTGTTTCTGTTGAAGAAGACTCTGTGCTTTATGATGGCCAGGTGGAGCCCTCTCCTGAGTCACCCAAGCCCCCTTTAGAGAATGGGCAGGTAGGTCTGCAGGAGAAAGAAGATGGACAACCAGTTGACCAGCAGCCTATAGAAAAGGAGATTGAGCCAGATGGTGCAGAGCTGGAAGGCCCTGAGGAGAAACGTGAGGGTGAGGAGCAGGACGAGGGGTCCGGGAGACCCTGTCCCACAGTCACACCTGGTGCAGAGGAACCGTCTATACCCGAGCCTCCGAAGCCTGCGGCTGGTGAGGATGGAGCTGAGGTGCTTGCAATTAGGAGCAGAAGCCTGCCAGAAAAAGGCCCTCCCAAGGCTTTGGCCTATAAGACAGTGGAAGTGGTGGAATCTATCGAGAAGATTTCCACGGAGAGCATTCAGACGTATGAAGAAACCGCTGTGATCGTGGAGACCATGATTGGAAAGACAAAGTCAGACAAGAAGAAATCAGGAGAGAAGAGCTCTTAA